Proteins from a single region of Rhodospirillales bacterium:
- a CDS encoding urease accessory protein UreF yields MPPITDGALLRLMTWMSPAFPVGAYSYSHGIEAAVERGLITDAVGLRAWIDAILRHGSGRCDAILVYAAWQAERARDDVRLAETLAWADAFRATFEMALESAAQGRAFLDGVRAAWPHPRLDALADLAADLKRPPSYPLVAGVAIAAAGIDISAGLVAFVHAFAANLVSAGTRLIPLGQSDALRVLAGLEATIRAVAQDAQGLGLADLGTATWMVDWTSARHETQYTRLFRS; encoded by the coding sequence ATGCCGCCGATCACTGACGGCGCTCTCCTCCGGCTGATGACGTGGATGTCACCGGCGTTTCCCGTCGGCGCCTACAGCTATTCGCACGGTATCGAAGCCGCGGTTGAACGCGGCCTCATCACCGATGCCGTCGGGCTGCGCGCGTGGATCGACGCCATTCTCCGCCACGGCAGCGGACGGTGCGATGCGATCCTTGTGTATGCGGCATGGCAGGCGGAGCGCGCCCGCGACGACGTGCGCCTCGCCGAGACCCTCGCCTGGGCAGACGCCTTTCGCGCCACCTTCGAGATGGCACTGGAAAGCGCCGCGCAAGGACGGGCATTCCTCGATGGCGTGCGCGCCGCATGGCCGCATCCGCGCCTCGATGCGCTCGCCGACTTGGCGGCGGATCTCAAACGGCCGCCGTCCTACCCGCTGGTCGCTGGCGTGGCGATCGCCGCCGCCGGCATCGACATATCGGCGGGCCTCGTCGCCTTCGTGCACGCCTTCGCCGCCAACCTGGTCTCGGCGGGAACGCGCTTGATCCCCTTGGGACAGAGCGATGCCTTACGCGTCCTGGCGGGACTGGAGGCGACGATCCGCGCCGTGGCTCAGGACGCGCAAGGCCTCGGCCTGGCCGACCTGGGAACCGCAACCTGGATGGTCGATTGGACCTCGGCGCGACATGAAACGCAGTACACGAGGCTGTTCCGGTCATGA
- a CDS encoding urease accessory protein UreE, translating into MRKAIIVLPRGSWIEVEPVATVTLPYDERCRRRLRMHDDAGEPFLLDLDRPVQLADGDGLGLEGGGVIGVCAAEEAVIEARGATVADSVRLAWHIGNRHAQVQVLADATIRLRADAVLADMLRRSGARLFYRLAPFNPEPGAYAAEVAAPAMQPPAHIHDHDHDIDANHAADH; encoded by the coding sequence ATGCGAAAGGCGATCATAGTTCTACCGCGGGGATCGTGGATTGAAGTCGAGCCCGTGGCGACCGTAACGTTGCCGTACGACGAACGCTGCCGCCGCCGCCTGCGCATGCACGATGACGCCGGCGAGCCGTTCCTGCTCGACCTGGACCGGCCGGTGCAGCTCGCCGACGGCGACGGCCTCGGACTCGAGGGGGGCGGCGTCATCGGCGTGTGCGCCGCCGAGGAGGCGGTGATCGAGGCGCGTGGCGCCACGGTGGCCGATTCCGTGCGCCTCGCTTGGCATATCGGCAATCGCCACGCACAGGTGCAGGTCCTCGCCGACGCCACGATCCGCCTGCGCGCCGATGCGGTGCTGGCCGACATGCTCCGCCGGTCGGGTGCGCGGCTGTTCTACCGGCTGGCTCCCTTTAACCCCGAGCCCGGCGCCTACGCAGCCGAGGTGGCGGCGCCGGCGATGCAGCCCCCTGCGCACATCCATGACCACGACCACGACATCGATGCCAACCATGCCGCCGATCACTGA
- the ureC gene encoding urease subunit alpha has protein sequence MPFPISRTAYAQMFGPTTGDRVRLADTDLILEVEADRTIYGEEVKFGGGKVIRDGMGQSQRSRDEGAVDTVITNALIVDHWGIIKADIGLKDGRIVGIGKAGNPDIQPGVDIIIGPGTEAIAGEGRILTAGGIDAHIHWICPQQVEDALYSGITTMLGGGTGPAEGTNATTCTPGPWHLGRMLQAAEGLPMNLGFFGKGNATKPDALIEQVVGGACGLKLHEDWGTTPAAIDACLSVAEETDVQVAIHTDTLNESGFVENTIAAFDGRTIHAFHTEGAGGGHAPDIIKVAGLMNVLPSSTNPTRPFTVNTLDEHLDMLMVCHHLDARIPEDVAFAESRIRRETIAAEDILHDLGAFSMISSDSQAMGRVGEVIIRTWQTADKMRKQRGPLVGEAPGNDNLRIKRYIAKYTINPALTHGIAAYVGSVEVGKLADLVLWKPMFFGVKPDLVLKCGVIAAAAMGDPNASIPTPQPVHYRPMFAGFGRALVHSAVTFVSAAAHESGIGDALGLSKPLLAVGGTRQLSKKDMVLNNATPAIEVDPETYEVRADGALLICEPATVLPMAQRYFLF, from the coding sequence GTGCCTTTTCCCATTTCGCGCACCGCCTATGCCCAGATGTTCGGCCCGACGACGGGCGATCGCGTACGCCTGGCCGATACCGACCTCATCCTCGAAGTCGAGGCGGACCGGACGATCTACGGCGAGGAGGTGAAGTTCGGCGGCGGCAAGGTCATACGCGACGGCATGGGCCAGAGCCAGCGCAGCCGGGACGAGGGCGCCGTCGATACCGTGATCACCAACGCGCTGATCGTCGACCATTGGGGCATCATCAAGGCTGACATCGGCCTCAAGGACGGGCGGATCGTCGGGATCGGCAAGGCGGGCAATCCGGACATCCAGCCCGGAGTCGACATCATCATCGGCCCCGGGACCGAGGCCATCGCCGGCGAGGGGCGTATCCTGACCGCCGGCGGGATCGACGCACATATCCACTGGATCTGCCCGCAGCAGGTCGAGGACGCGCTTTATTCGGGCATCACCACCATGCTCGGCGGCGGCACCGGCCCCGCGGAGGGGACCAATGCCACCACCTGCACGCCGGGCCCCTGGCACCTCGGCCGCATGCTGCAGGCGGCCGAGGGGTTGCCGATGAACCTCGGCTTCTTCGGCAAGGGCAACGCCACCAAGCCGGACGCGCTGATCGAACAGGTGGTGGGCGGCGCCTGCGGGCTGAAGCTGCACGAGGACTGGGGAACGACGCCCGCCGCCATCGACGCCTGCCTTTCGGTCGCCGAGGAGACCGACGTTCAGGTCGCCATCCACACCGATACGTTGAATGAATCCGGCTTCGTCGAGAACACCATCGCCGCGTTCGATGGGCGCACCATTCATGCCTTCCATACCGAGGGAGCCGGTGGCGGTCACGCGCCGGACATCATCAAGGTCGCGGGACTGATGAACGTACTGCCGTCGTCGACCAATCCGACACGGCCGTTCACCGTCAATACCCTCGACGAGCACCTCGACATGCTGATGGTGTGCCACCACCTCGACGCCCGCATCCCCGAGGACGTGGCCTTCGCCGAAAGCCGCATCCGCCGCGAGACGATCGCCGCCGAGGACATTCTCCACGACCTCGGCGCCTTTTCGATGATCTCCTCCGACAGTCAGGCGATGGGCCGGGTCGGCGAGGTGATCATCCGCACCTGGCAGACCGCGGACAAGATGAGAAAGCAGCGCGGGCCTCTGGTGGGAGAAGCGCCGGGCAACGACAACCTGCGGATCAAGCGTTATATCGCCAAGTACACGATCAACCCGGCGCTGACCCACGGCATCGCCGCCTACGTCGGCTCCGTCGAGGTCGGCAAGCTCGCCGACCTCGTCCTGTGGAAGCCGATGTTTTTCGGGGTCAAGCCGGATCTGGTGTTGAAGTGCGGGGTGATCGCCGCCGCGGCGATGGGTGATCCCAACGCCTCGATTCCGACACCGCAACCCGTTCATTACCGGCCGATGTTCGCGGGCTTCGGCCGCGCGCTGGTGCACAGCGCGGTGACGTTCGTCAGCGCGGCCGCGCACGAGTCCGGCATTGGCGACGCGCTGGGGCTATCGAAGCCGCTCCTCGCCGTGGGCGGAACCCGCCAGTTGAGCAAGAAGGACATGGTGCTGAACAATGCCACGCCCGCGATCGAGGTCGATCCCGAGACCTACGAGGTTCGGGCCGACGGCGCCCTTCTGATCTGCGAGCCGGCAACGGTGCTGCCCATGGCACAGCGCTACTTCCTGTTCTAG
- a CDS encoding urease subunit beta — MIPGEVFPAEGTITLNEGRPTVTLLVANSGDRPIQVGSHYHFFETNAALDFDRTTARGCRLDIPAGTAVRFEPGQSREVTLVAYAGARRVFGFNGLVDGPLEQA, encoded by the coding sequence ATGATCCCCGGAGAAGTCTTCCCTGCTGAGGGTACGATCACGCTGAACGAGGGGCGGCCCACGGTGACGCTGCTCGTCGCCAACAGCGGCGACCGGCCGATCCAGGTCGGCTCGCACTACCACTTTTTCGAGACCAACGCCGCGCTCGACTTCGATCGCACCACGGCGCGCGGCTGCCGCCTCGATATCCCCGCCGGCACGGCGGTACGCTTCGAGCCGGGGCAAAGCCGCGAGGTCACGCTCGTCGCCTATGCCGGAGCGCGCCGGGTGTTCGGCTTCAATGGTCTCGTCGACGGCCCGCTCGAACAGGCCTGA
- a CDS encoding urease subunit gamma → MHLSPREKDKLLVSMAAEVARKRLARGVKLNYPEAVALITDFVVEGARDGRMVADLMRDGATVLSRDQVMEGVGEMIHEIQVEATFPDGTKLVTVHEPIR, encoded by the coding sequence ATGCATCTTAGCCCGCGTGAAAAGGACAAGCTGCTCGTTTCCATGGCGGCGGAAGTGGCACGCAAACGCCTCGCCCGCGGGGTCAAGCTGAACTATCCCGAGGCGGTGGCGCTGATCACCGACTTCGTCGTCGAGGGCGCGCGCGATGGCCGCATGGTCGCGGACCTGATGCGCGACGGCGCGACGGTGCTGTCGCGCGATCAGGTGATGGAGGGCGTCGGCGAGATGATCCACGAGATCCAGGTCGAGGCGACCTTTCCCGACGGGACCAAGCTGGTGACCGTCCACGAGCCGATCAGGTGA